A portion of the Drosophila kikkawai strain 14028-0561.14 unplaced genomic scaffold, DkikHiC1v2 scaffold_143, whole genome shotgun sequence genome contains these proteins:
- the LOC138929338 gene encoding uncharacterized protein, with the protein MDTTKKSASDLVGEVKPQKPATDSELDEEELLRSDDETLAPSISEGNAKTSTPQAAQPTTSKAAASQAKATGEHGKSKPWTHQQRKAQASKAHFILAKIARNEKEGKADPRDLADKARYLAVIEEYERFEKEHPETLLPPQTKRNRSQEVSESAPKRAKDAKGAPRPTTFVKTAKKFSEVARDSLAMALVDELNDDGRLLMEKWEEVETQLAEMVTDKLLSEPTGQSPSFDSSDMVRGHRVIRCDDEFSRDFLADCVARLGKAWKGISIKLVPARDIPRRPRARIWLPKGLSSHERVIKTLRAMNKGVDMEDWAILKAEREMKTSQPYLFLINQRCLEQLKAADNKVRYGIRKAKVKVFLDEPDDILEDEVEDANKLLDDLAIDDSSPNTTPI; encoded by the coding sequence ATggacacaacaaaaaaatccgCTTCGGACCTCGTGGGAGAGgtaaaaccccaaaaaccaGCAACAGATAGTGaattggacgaggaggagctactgCGCTCGGATGATGAGACTCTGGCTCCGTCCATTTCAGAGGGAAATGCTAAGACAAGCACACCTCAAGCGGcacaaccaacaacaagcaaagcagcggcaagccaagccaaagcgacAGGCGAACACGGGAAGTCAAAACCGTGGACCCACCAACAAAGAAAGGCGCAAGCTAGCAAGGCCCATTTCATCCTCGCTAAAATAGCAAGGAACGAAAAGGAGGGCAAAGCCGATCCGCGCGACCTGGCAGACAAAGCCAGGTACCTCGCAGTGATCGAGGAATATGAGCGATTCGAAAAGGAGCACCCAGAAACGCTTTTGCCTCCCCAAACGAAGCGTAACCGCTCACAAGAAGTGAGTGAGAGCGCTCCGAAGAGAGCCAAAGACGCGAAGGGCGCCCCAAGACCGACAACTTTTGTCAAGACGGCGAAGAAATTCAGCGAGGTGGCCCGAGATAGCCTCGCGATGGCACTTGTTGATGAGCTCAACGACGACGGACGCCTTCTGATGGAGAAATGGGAGGAGGTCGAGACCCAGTTGGCAGAGATGGTAACTGACAAACTACTGTCCGAGCCAACGGGCCAGTCACCCTCCTTTGACTCCTCGGACATGGTTAGGGGGCACCGGGTGATCAGATGCGACGACGAGTTCTCGAGGGACTTCCTGGCGGATTGCGTTGCCAGACTAGGCAAGGCATGGAAGGGGATTAGCATTAAGCTGGTCCCCGCCAGGGACATCCCAAGGAGACCCAGAGCTCGCATCTGGTTACCCAAGGGGCTGTCTAGCCATGAAAGGGTGATCAAGACTCTGCGAGCAATGAACAAGGGAGTCGACATGGAGGACTGGGCCATTCTCAAAGCCGAACGAGAGATGAAGACCAGCCAGCCATATCTGTTCCTCATCAATCAGCGCTGCCTAGAACAGCTGAAGGCAGCTGACAACAAGGTCCGGTACGGCATCAGGAAAGCCAAGGTGAAGGTCTTCCTGGACGAACCGGACGATATACTAGAAGACGAAGTCGAGGACGCCAACAAGCTGCTGGACGACTTGGCGATCGACGACAGCTCCCCCAACACCACCCCAATCTAA